Proteins co-encoded in one Christiangramia fulva genomic window:
- a CDS encoding Ku protein produces MRSIWNGSISFGLVSIPVKLYSGSEDQKINFDMLDRHDQGRIRYKRVNENTGKEVEWKDIVKGFKKDDAYIVLEKEDFEKANMKKSRTIDIEEFIDESEVADVLFKKPYFLEPQKEGGKSYNLLRDALKKTGKLGVATFVMRQKEHLSLVGVYENALVLHVIRFQDEIRDPGELNLSDIKIKKKEVDMAVSLIEQYTEDFNFEKYKNVYNKQLMKIINSKASGKPTKVEEFESKPTPAKDLMAQLRASLEKKKGKAS; encoded by the coding sequence ATGAGATCGATCTGGAATGGTTCCATCAGCTTCGGACTCGTATCTATTCCCGTCAAGCTTTATTCCGGTTCAGAAGACCAAAAGATCAATTTTGATATGCTTGATCGGCATGACCAGGGACGAATACGCTATAAAAGGGTCAATGAAAATACCGGGAAGGAGGTAGAATGGAAAGATATCGTTAAGGGATTTAAAAAAGACGATGCCTATATTGTGCTCGAGAAGGAAGATTTTGAGAAGGCAAACATGAAAAAAAGTCGTACGATAGATATTGAAGAATTCATTGACGAGAGTGAAGTAGCCGATGTGCTCTTTAAGAAACCTTATTTTCTGGAACCTCAGAAAGAAGGCGGAAAATCTTATAATCTATTAAGGGATGCGCTGAAGAAAACCGGGAAATTAGGCGTGGCAACCTTTGTTATGAGACAAAAGGAGCATCTGAGCCTGGTAGGGGTGTATGAAAATGCCCTGGTGCTCCATGTGATCAGGTTTCAGGATGAGATTCGTGACCCCGGAGAATTAAATCTTTCCGATATCAAGATCAAAAAAAAGGAAGTAGATATGGCGGTTTCTCTTATTGAACAATATACCGAGGATTTCAATTTTGAGAAATACAAGAATGTCTATAATAAGCAGTTGATGAAAATAATCAATTCCAAAGCTTCTGGAAAACCGACCAAAGTAGAGGAATTTGAAAGTAAACCTACTCCGGCGAAAGATCTGATGGCTCAGCTACGGGCCAGTTTGGAAAAGAAGAAAGGCAAAGCTTCTTAA
- a CDS encoding DUF202 domain-containing protein: protein MKKRHVKLHNPFKTRIIDEKQLREHLALQRTKLANERTLLSYIKASLYLLIGGIALLQIKEYQGIDVTWIGYIAFFFCVLFMVVGISRYIALERRLEKLLKPNNSFYPENSDNQQKD from the coding sequence ATGAAAAAGAGACACGTAAAACTTCATAATCCGTTTAAAACCCGCATCATAGATGAAAAACAGTTAAGGGAGCACCTGGCGCTACAACGCACGAAACTCGCCAATGAACGCACCCTGCTTTCTTACATCAAAGCTTCCCTTTATTTGTTAATTGGCGGCATTGCCCTTTTGCAAATAAAAGAATACCAGGGAATAGACGTTACCTGGATTGGCTATATCGCATTTTTTTTCTGTGTATTGTTTATGGTTGTTGGTATTTCGAGGTATATTGCACTGGAAAGAAGGCTTGAAAAATTATTAAAGCCAAATAATAGTTTTTATCCGGAAAATTCAGATAACCAGCAAAAAGACTGA
- a CDS encoding sodium-translocating pyrophosphatase encodes MEAIMIYMPAVLAIIGLIYMWAKRSWVMKQDSGDGKMKEISSHIYEGALAFLKAEYKLLTFFVIGASIALLAIAYFVPTTHWLIIVAFIFGAIFSALAGNMGMRIATQSNVRTTQAARTSLPKALKVSFGGGTVMGLGVAGLAVLGLTGFFIIFFNFFMGGVWTSTEEMTVVLETLAGFSLGAESIALFARVGGGIYTKAADVGADLVGKVEAGIPEDDPRNPATIADNVGDNVGDVAGMGADLFGSYVATVLAAMVLGNYIIKDMGGNITNEGFGGIGPILLPMAIAGAGIIISIIGTFFVHIKSNDAKEAEVQKALNIGNWFSIFLVAVVSYFLVTWMLPSHPMTMGFFSGGEQGFEFKDISSIRVFYSTLVGIIVGGVISAVTEYYTGLGKKPVLNIVQNSGTGAATNIIAGLSTGMISTFFSILLFAVAIWASYAFAGFYGVALAASAMMATTAMQLAIDAFGPISDNAGGIAEMSELPSEVRERTDILDSVGNTTAATGKGFAIASAALTSLGLFAAYVTFTGIDGINIFKAPVLSMLFVGGMVPVVFSALAMSSVGKAAMQMVREVRRQFKEIPGIMEGTAKPQYDKCVEISTQAALKEMLLPGVITIGFPIAIAFIPRLFGYENILIAEMLGGYMAGVTVSGVLWAIFQNNAGGAWDNAKKSFEAGVMINGEMTYKGSDAHKAAVTGDTVGDPFKDTSGPSMNILIKLTCLIGLVLAPILGNHTETDIPHEEETAAVIQQGNGMYIQEMNVDMYEKNGETVAEVKVVRTENGEKTTRNYTFNGTEEEVKKSISSLK; translated from the coding sequence ATGGAAGCAATAATGATTTATATGCCCGCTGTTCTGGCAATAATCGGGCTCATTTACATGTGGGCCAAAAGATCCTGGGTGATGAAACAGGATTCCGGGGACGGAAAAATGAAAGAAATTTCATCTCATATTTATGAGGGCGCTTTAGCTTTTTTAAAAGCAGAATATAAATTATTGACCTTTTTTGTCATTGGTGCGAGTATCGCTCTTTTGGCCATTGCTTATTTTGTACCTACCACTCACTGGCTAATTATTGTAGCCTTTATTTTTGGAGCTATTTTTTCTGCTCTGGCAGGAAATATGGGGATGCGTATCGCTACCCAGTCTAACGTTCGAACTACTCAGGCCGCAAGAACTAGTTTGCCCAAAGCCCTGAAGGTTTCTTTTGGTGGAGGAACAGTTATGGGGCTCGGAGTGGCCGGTCTTGCTGTTCTTGGACTTACCGGTTTCTTCATTATCTTTTTTAATTTCTTTATGGGCGGCGTTTGGACCAGCACCGAAGAAATGACCGTCGTTCTTGAAACTCTCGCAGGTTTTTCTCTTGGGGCTGAATCAATTGCGCTTTTCGCCCGTGTGGGTGGCGGAATCTATACCAAGGCCGCCGATGTAGGTGCCGACCTTGTTGGAAAAGTAGAAGCCGGAATTCCTGAAGATGATCCAAGAAACCCAGCCACAATTGCCGATAACGTAGGTGATAATGTGGGGGATGTTGCCGGAATGGGAGCCGATCTTTTTGGTAGTTATGTCGCTACCGTTCTTGCCGCTATGGTTCTTGGGAACTATATAATAAAAGATATGGGTGGTAATATCACCAATGAAGGATTTGGCGGAATTGGCCCCATTCTTTTACCGATGGCAATTGCTGGAGCAGGGATCATTATTTCTATCATAGGAACTTTTTTCGTTCATATAAAATCAAATGATGCCAAAGAAGCCGAAGTTCAGAAAGCTTTAAATATAGGAAACTGGTTTTCTATTTTTCTAGTGGCGGTTGTGAGTTATTTTCTGGTGACCTGGATGTTGCCTTCTCACCCAATGACCATGGGATTTTTTAGCGGAGGTGAACAGGGCTTTGAATTTAAAGATATTAGCTCTATTCGTGTATTCTATTCTACTTTAGTAGGAATTATTGTTGGCGGAGTTATTTCAGCCGTGACGGAATATTATACCGGCCTTGGAAAAAAACCGGTATTGAACATCGTGCAGAATTCCGGAACAGGAGCTGCGACAAACATTATCGCGGGACTTTCTACAGGAATGATCTCTACCTTCTTTTCAATTTTACTTTTTGCCGTTGCTATTTGGGCTTCTTATGCTTTTGCAGGTTTCTACGGAGTGGCACTTGCCGCTTCCGCGATGATGGCTACTACAGCAATGCAGTTAGCTATTGATGCCTTCGGGCCGATTTCCGATAATGCCGGAGGTATTGCTGAAATGAGCGAACTTCCTTCTGAAGTTAGAGAGAGAACCGATATTCTGGATTCTGTAGGAAATACTACCGCTGCAACCGGAAAAGGTTTTGCGATCGCTTCCGCAGCTCTTACTTCACTGGGGCTTTTTGCGGCTTACGTAACTTTTACGGGGATCGACGGTATCAATATTTTTAAGGCTCCAGTGCTTTCCATGCTATTTGTTGGAGGAATGGTTCCGGTAGTATTTTCGGCCCTGGCAATGAGTTCAGTAGGGAAAGCCGCCATGCAAATGGTTCGTGAAGTGCGAAGGCAGTTTAAAGAAATTCCAGGAATAATGGAAGGAACCGCTAAACCTCAATATGATAAATGTGTTGAGATCTCTACACAGGCAGCTTTGAAAGAAATGTTACTTCCGGGGGTGATTACCATAGGTTTTCCCATTGCTATCGCTTTTATTCCAAGGCTTTTTGGTTATGAAAATATCTTAATCGCCGAAATGTTAGGAGGTTATATGGCCGGTGTAACGGTTAGTGGTGTACTTTGGGCTATTTTTCAGAATAATGCTGGAGGTGCCTGGGATAATGCGAAGAAATCTTTTGAAGCCGGGGTAATGATCAACGGTGAAATGACCTATAAAGGTTCTGATGCTCATAAAGCCGCTGTAACAGGTGATACCGTGGGAGACCCGTTTAAAGATACCTCAGGGCCGTCTATGAACATTCTTATTAAACTTACCTGTTTGATAGGCCTTGTACTGGCTCCGATCCTTGGAAATCATACCGAAACTGATATTCCTCATGAAGAAGAAACCGCTGCGGTAATTCAACAGGGAAACGGTATGTACATTCAGGAGATGAATGTGGATATGTATGAGAAAAATGGAGAAACCGTTGCCGAAGTAAAAGTTGTAAGAACTGAAAACGGAGAAAAGACTACCCGTAATTATACTTTTAACGGAACTGAGGAAGAGGTAAAGAAATCCATAAGCTCTCTCAAATAA
- a CDS encoding inorganic diphosphatase, whose amino-acid sequence MSENYETFDVLIEIPKGSRNKYEYDFKLKKVRYDRMIFSSMMYPADYGFIPNTLALDQDPLDVLVLVTEPTFPGIVMQVKPIGVFHMADEKGPDEKIICVPVSDPVWNRLNDLRELNGHMLKEIEHFFKVYKDLEKKKVDTGDFGDASEARKIIQDCVDRYNNYEGDKSRFGI is encoded by the coding sequence ATGTCTGAGAATTATGAGACCTTCGATGTATTGATCGAGATCCCTAAAGGGAGCCGAAACAAATACGAATACGATTTTAAGCTGAAAAAAGTTCGATATGACAGGATGATCTTCTCTTCGATGATGTATCCTGCCGATTATGGCTTTATACCCAATACACTTGCGCTTGATCAGGATCCGCTGGATGTGCTGGTTTTGGTTACCGAGCCTACGTTTCCGGGAATTGTGATGCAGGTGAAGCCAATTGGTGTTTTTCATATGGCCGATGAGAAAGGTCCCGACGAGAAGATAATTTGTGTTCCTGTTTCCGATCCTGTTTGGAACCGGTTAAATGACCTTAGGGAATTGAACGGACATATGCTAAAAGAAATTGAACATTTCTTCAAAGTATATAAAGATCTGGAAAAGAAGAAGGTAGATACTGGCGATTTTGGAGATGCTTCAGAGGCACGCAAGATTATCCAGGATTGCGTTGATCGGTATAATAATTACGAAGGAGATAAATCGCGATTTGGTATATAA
- a CDS encoding DUF6122 family protein translates to MILQEFVHYFLHLIAPAGIAYLYDKKHWQKYWLILIATMLVDLDHLWATPILDPNRCSIGFHPLHSEIAITIYIAGMIFVKHRIIRLIFIGLFFHMFTDFVDCIWIFAKCAPCLQDIF, encoded by the coding sequence TTGATCTTACAGGAATTTGTTCATTACTTCCTTCATCTTATTGCGCCTGCGGGTATCGCTTATCTTTACGACAAAAAGCACTGGCAGAAATACTGGCTGATCCTAATCGCGACCATGCTGGTAGATCTGGATCATCTTTGGGCAACACCCATTCTGGATCCAAATCGCTGCAGTATTGGCTTTCATCCGCTGCATTCTGAAATTGCCATTACCATTTATATCGCCGGGATGATCTTTGTAAAACATCGTATTATCCGCCTTATTTTTATAGGTTTATTTTTCCATATGTTTACTGATTTTGTGGATTGTATCTGGATTTTCGCGAAATGCGCGCCCTGCCTCCAGGATATTTTCTGA
- a CDS encoding sterol desaturase family protein encodes MESTKFKRPKHKGSPKLFDNPILEKLTHTHISLPLIIFGVIAAALIYYGIFEKGFEVPMMVLLFFAGLFFFTFVEYIMHRYLYHIPATTPRRQKISYTMHGVHHDYPKDKSRLAMPPVLSLVIATVLFIIYRAVLGDYVFGFLAGFLIGYAAYLAVHYSVHAFKVPNNFLKTLWHHHSIHHYREPDRAFGVSSPLWDHIFRTMPRKSPRQQRAAVGTSIDD; translated from the coding sequence ATGGAATCAACAAAATTTAAAAGACCAAAACATAAAGGATCACCAAAGCTTTTTGATAATCCTATACTTGAAAAATTAACACATACTCATATTTCACTCCCGCTGATCATTTTCGGGGTGATCGCTGCCGCTTTGATCTATTATGGCATTTTTGAAAAAGGATTCGAGGTGCCTATGATGGTATTGCTGTTTTTCGCCGGCCTCTTCTTTTTCACTTTTGTGGAATATATCATGCACCGGTATTTGTATCACATCCCTGCAACTACGCCAAGGAGACAGAAAATCTCTTATACTATGCACGGCGTGCATCACGATTATCCCAAAGATAAATCCAGACTTGCCATGCCACCCGTACTGAGCCTGGTAATCGCAACCGTTCTGTTTATAATATACCGCGCCGTTCTGGGGGATTACGTTTTCGGATTTCTCGCCGGATTTTTGATAGGTTACGCGGCTTACCTTGCTGTACATTATTCGGTTCACGCTTTTAAGGTGCCTAACAATTTCCTAAAAACTCTATGGCATCATCACAGCATCCATCATTATCGCGAGCCAGACCGTGCTTTTGGAGTATCCTCGCCGCTTTGGGATCATATTTTCAGAACCATGCCGAGAAAATCACCTCGTCAGCAAAGAGCCGCTGTGGGTACGAGTATTGACGATTAA
- the ligD gene encoding DNA ligase D: MSLDEYLKKRDFQRTPEPEGAVVNQEGRLRFVIQRHQATRLHYDLRLEMQGTLKSWAVPKGPSMNPDHKRLAIQTEDHPIQYLFFKGTIPKGNYGAGEMDIWDEGYYQGAGGISKKQLLQQFIKGDLKIEFFGKKIKGTFALVKTKRGGEKDNQWLLIKKKDEYATDLDYNAEDFPPGQEIKKPTEPKVKSIQPSETIEPMLATATKEIFNDPAWIYELKWDGYRMIANMKDGKVDLYSRNGISFNSKFSRLVRDLEQIPHNTILDGEVVVVDKKGIPDFQKLQNYDEQTLGELRYYVFDMLFLNGLSMMDLPLLQRKSLIEEVIEDTYHTFYCEHLEGMGKTFFQRAIDAGMEGVIAKKADSVYTPGYRSEKWLKIKEVKSTEAIICGYTESDNAGFRSLILGLFREGQLEYIGNCGSGFSGAKHKELLKKFKPLEISESPFEKSINLKGRSPVWVKPELVCEVKYTEWTKGGHLRHPVFKGLRADKTLPEITGEKVIDKPEEISASASKDANSDTSEAKPGHLKINNIDVPITNLEKIYWPDSGYSKYDLIDYYLNISEYILPYLKDRPENLHRHPDGINSQGFFQKDNEGILPEWVETVKIHSKSSKKEIEYLLCQNEATLLYMANLGCIEINPWNSRLEELDKPDYAVIDLDPSDKNTFEEVIEVAQVAKEILDAAQIEAYCKTTGSSGIHIYMPLGAAYTYDEARDFTKLICYFIKERTGDLTSMERAVKNRKGKIYLDYLQNRRGQTLAAPYCVRPKPGAPVSAPIEWDELKSGLQILDFNLKNMPERLKEKGDLFKGVLEKQIDMEAALARINEL, translated from the coding sequence ATGAGCTTAGATGAATATTTAAAAAAGCGCGATTTTCAGCGTACTCCCGAACCTGAAGGTGCTGTAGTAAACCAGGAAGGGCGCTTAAGATTTGTCATTCAGCGGCATCAGGCCACACGTCTTCATTACGATTTACGCCTGGAAATGCAGGGCACGCTCAAAAGCTGGGCTGTTCCTAAAGGACCTTCCATGAATCCAGATCATAAACGCCTGGCTATCCAAACGGAAGATCACCCAATCCAGTATTTATTTTTTAAAGGCACCATCCCCAAAGGAAATTACGGCGCGGGAGAAATGGATATCTGGGATGAAGGTTATTATCAGGGTGCAGGCGGAATAAGTAAAAAACAGCTTCTGCAGCAGTTCATCAAAGGAGATCTCAAAATTGAATTCTTCGGAAAAAAAATTAAAGGAACTTTCGCTTTAGTGAAAACCAAAAGAGGAGGGGAAAAAGACAATCAGTGGTTGCTTATAAAGAAGAAAGATGAATATGCGACAGATCTAGATTACAATGCTGAAGATTTTCCTCCCGGTCAGGAAATTAAAAAGCCCACCGAGCCTAAAGTAAAAAGCATACAACCTTCCGAAACCATTGAACCTATGCTGGCTACCGCCACTAAGGAGATTTTCAACGACCCTGCCTGGATCTATGAATTGAAGTGGGATGGTTACCGCATGATCGCGAATATGAAAGACGGTAAAGTTGACCTCTATTCCCGAAACGGGATTTCCTTTAATTCTAAATTCTCAAGACTGGTGAGGGATCTGGAACAAATTCCCCACAATACCATTCTTGATGGTGAGGTAGTGGTAGTAGATAAAAAAGGAATTCCCGATTTCCAAAAACTTCAGAATTACGATGAACAGACCTTGGGCGAACTTCGGTATTATGTATTCGATATGCTTTTTTTGAACGGTCTTAGTATGATGGACCTTCCGCTGTTGCAAAGAAAATCGCTTATCGAGGAAGTCATTGAAGATACCTACCATACTTTTTATTGTGAGCATCTGGAAGGAATGGGAAAAACTTTTTTCCAACGCGCGATCGACGCCGGTATGGAAGGAGTGATCGCCAAAAAAGCCGATTCTGTCTATACTCCTGGATATCGAAGTGAAAAATGGTTAAAAATAAAAGAAGTAAAAAGTACCGAAGCTATAATTTGTGGTTATACCGAATCTGATAATGCCGGATTTCGCTCGCTGATTTTAGGATTATTTAGGGAAGGTCAATTAGAATATATTGGAAATTGTGGTTCTGGTTTTTCGGGAGCCAAACATAAGGAGCTATTAAAAAAATTCAAGCCACTTGAAATTTCGGAAAGTCCTTTTGAGAAATCTATAAATCTCAAAGGAAGAAGTCCTGTCTGGGTGAAACCGGAACTGGTCTGCGAGGTAAAGTATACCGAGTGGACTAAGGGAGGCCATCTTCGGCACCCTGTATTCAAAGGCTTACGAGCCGATAAAACCCTGCCGGAGATCACAGGAGAAAAAGTTATTGATAAACCCGAAGAAATTTCTGCTTCTGCCAGTAAGGATGCCAATTCAGATACTTCTGAAGCTAAACCCGGACACCTTAAAATCAACAATATCGATGTTCCTATTACAAACCTTGAAAAGATCTACTGGCCTGATTCGGGTTATTCCAAATATGATCTTATAGATTATTACCTGAACATTTCGGAATATATTCTTCCGTATTTAAAAGACCGTCCCGAAAATCTTCACCGGCATCCCGACGGAATAAACAGCCAGGGTTTTTTTCAAAAAGATAACGAAGGCATTCTGCCGGAATGGGTAGAAACTGTAAAAATCCATTCTAAATCTTCGAAAAAGGAAATTGAATATCTGCTTTGTCAAAATGAGGCGACCCTGCTTTATATGGCGAATTTGGGTTGTATTGAAATAAATCCGTGGAATTCACGCCTGGAGGAGCTGGATAAACCAGATTATGCAGTGATCGATCTTGATCCCAGTGATAAAAATACTTTTGAAGAGGTCATAGAGGTGGCGCAGGTAGCAAAAGAGATCCTTGACGCCGCACAAATAGAGGCTTATTGCAAAACTACCGGTTCCAGCGGGATCCATATTTATATGCCTTTAGGAGCGGCATATACCTATGATGAAGCCAGGGATTTCACTAAATTGATCTGTTACTTTATTAAAGAAAGGACCGGCGATTTAACCAGTATGGAGCGGGCGGTAAAGAATCGCAAAGGAAAAATTTACCTGGATTATTTGCAGAACCGTCGTGGCCAAACCCTTGCTGCTCCTTATTGCGTGAGGCCTAAACCCGGCGCGCCTGTTTCCGCGCCTATAGAATGGGATGAACTTAAATCGGGCCTGCAGATTCTGGATTTTAATTTAAAGAACATGCCGGAAAGGTTAAAAGAAAAAGGAGATCTGTTTAAAGGCGTACTGGAAAAACAGATAGATATGGAAGCAGCCCTGGCCAGGATCAACGAGTTGTAA
- a CDS encoding DUF7218 family protein — MPNKETPQIKNEEQYEKLRDKGMSKEKAARIANTKNSGKKGGKSEKYEERTKQELYEKAKEVGIEGRSNMSKKELINALRNH, encoded by the coding sequence ATGCCAAACAAAGAAACTCCACAAATTAAAAATGAAGAGCAATACGAAAAACTTCGAGATAAGGGAATGAGCAAAGAGAAGGCAGCTCGTATTGCCAATACTAAAAACTCCGGCAAAAAAGGAGGTAAATCTGAAAAATATGAGGAACGTACAAAACAGGAGCTTTATGAAAAAGCAAAAGAGGTAGGCATTGAGGGTCGCAGTAATATGAGTAAAAAAGAACTTATCAATGCGCTTCGAAACCATTAA
- a CDS encoding App1 family protein — translation MIKRFKKLLGRYRNLEQVYIIPYRSYGTFSHLYLKGRVLDNQPLKIVQDQSVFSTLKNTWKQFDSFEIPQAALELRISDKLNIQTKTDDEGYFLIDKTLEENLSEVASEEGWIKFDIFYRNKLESQTSLLEDPFKGEFLIPSPEAEFGIISDIDDTIMHTGVTSFLKWRLLKNSLLTNAYKRIPLKNAADLYQKLHSGKSGKNKNPVFYLSNSPWNLYEYLKLFLDYNKFPKGPILLRDLRTPFEAAIKPEKPHKQKEITNILKTYPDLKFILIGDSGEHDATIYTDIAAQYSDRILAIYLRSVRHEKRMKRVQSIIDNFDTVPVLMVENSVDAEKHARKNGWIK, via the coding sequence ATGATCAAACGCTTCAAAAAACTTCTTGGCCGCTATCGAAATCTTGAACAGGTATATATCATTCCCTACCGCAGCTATGGCACCTTTTCGCATCTGTATCTAAAAGGAAGGGTACTCGATAACCAACCCCTCAAAATTGTCCAGGATCAGTCTGTTTTCAGCACCCTTAAAAATACATGGAAACAATTTGACAGTTTTGAGATTCCGCAGGCTGCATTAGAACTCCGAATTTCGGATAAGCTGAATATACAGACTAAAACCGATGATGAAGGTTATTTTCTTATAGATAAAACTCTTGAGGAAAATCTTTCGGAAGTAGCCTCGGAAGAAGGATGGATAAAATTCGATATTTTCTACCGGAATAAACTTGAATCGCAAACCAGCTTGCTCGAAGATCCTTTTAAAGGTGAATTTCTGATCCCGTCTCCCGAAGCCGAATTTGGTATTATTAGCGATATAGATGACACGATCATGCATACCGGCGTTACTTCCTTTCTGAAATGGCGTTTGTTGAAAAATTCTCTTTTAACGAATGCTTATAAGCGAATTCCGTTGAAGAATGCGGCCGATCTTTATCAAAAACTGCATTCAGGAAAATCGGGTAAGAACAAAAACCCTGTTTTTTATCTAAGTAACAGTCCGTGGAATTTATACGAATACCTGAAACTTTTTCTTGATTACAATAAGTTTCCAAAAGGCCCTATTCTTTTAAGAGACCTGCGCACACCTTTCGAAGCGGCGATAAAACCCGAAAAACCGCATAAACAGAAAGAGATCACAAACATTCTGAAAACTTATCCCGATTTAAAATTTATCCTTATCGGGGATAGCGGAGAACATGACGCTACTATTTATACTGATATTGCAGCGCAATATTCCGATCGTATCCTGGCAATATACCTAAGAAGCGTTCGGCATGAAAAGCGAATGAAAAGGGTGCAAAGTATCATCGATAATTTCGATACCGTGCCTGTGCTGATGGTAGAAAATTCCGTCGATGCTGAAAAGCACGCACGAAAAAACGGCTGGATAAAATAA
- a CDS encoding deoxynucleoside kinase: MHVAIAGNIGAGKTTLTKLLAKHYKWEPQFEDVLENPYLEDFYNKMERWSFNLQIYFLNSRFRQILQIRQSGKKIIQDRTIYEDAYIFAPNLHAMGLMTNRDFENYKALFDLMESVVQGPDLLIYLRSSIPNLVAQIHSRGRDYENSISIDYLSRLNERYEAWVHDYDKGNLLIIDVDNINFVNNPEDLGDIINRIDGELHGLF, encoded by the coding sequence ATGCATGTAGCCATCGCAGGAAACATTGGTGCAGGAAAAACAACTTTAACAAAATTATTAGCGAAACATTATAAATGGGAGCCGCAATTTGAAGATGTACTGGAGAATCCTTACCTGGAGGATTTCTACAATAAAATGGAGCGATGGTCATTTAATTTGCAGATCTATTTCCTCAACAGCAGGTTTCGGCAGATCCTTCAAATAAGGCAAAGTGGTAAAAAGATCATACAGGACCGTACTATTTATGAAGACGCCTATATTTTCGCTCCCAACCTGCATGCCATGGGCCTGATGACCAATCGGGATTTTGAAAATTATAAAGCGTTGTTTGACCTTATGGAAAGCGTTGTGCAGGGACCGGATTTGCTAATTTACCTAAGAAGCAGTATTCCAAACCTGGTAGCTCAAATTCACAGTCGTGGCCGCGATTATGAAAATTCAATTTCAATAGATTACCTCAGCAGGCTCAACGAACGCTATGAAGCCTGGGTTCATGATTATGACAAGGGCAATTTGCTGATAATTGACGTAGATAATATTAACTTTGTAAATAATCCTGAAGATCTGGGAGATATTATCAACCGGATTGACGGAGAACTACACGGACTTTTTTAA